The Shinella zoogloeoides genome contains the following window.
CCATGGCGCGCATCCTGGGCATGCTGGGGCTGGCCGGCTCCCTCTGGGGCCTCATCTTCGTGCACATCATCTACGGCCTCGGCTTCACGACGCTCTATTTCCGCAACTACTATGAGAACTTCCCGACCGAGCTGGTGCGCGCGGCGCAGATCGACGGCGCAAGCTTCTTCCAGATCTTCTACCGGATCCTGCTGCCCTCCTCCGGGCCGATCATCGTCGTCTCGGTCATCTGGCAGTTCACCAATATCTGGAACGACTTCCTGTTCGGTGCCTCCTTCTCCGGCGCGGACACGACGCCGATGACCGTCGCCCTCAACAACCTCGTCCAGTCCTCGACGGGCGTGAAGGAATACAACGTGCATTTCGCGGGCGCGATCCTCGCGGCGCTGCCCACCCTCATCGTCTACATCGTCTCCGGACGCTATTTCGTGCGCGGCCTGATGTCCGGCGCCGTGAAAGGATAACGCTCATGTCGTTCCTGAAGATCAGCAACCTGCGCAAGTCCTACGGCGCGCTCGAAATCCTGAAGGACATCAACCTGGAAATCGAACAGGGCGGCTTCCTCGTGCTCGTCGGCCCCTCCGGCTGCGGCAAGTCCACCCTGCTCAACACCATCGCCGGCCTCGAGCCGATCACCTCCGGCGATATCGCCATCGACGGACGCTCCGTCTCGGGCCTGCACCCTTCCAAGCGCGATATCGCCATGGTGTTCCAGTCCTATGCGCTCTATCCGAACATGACTGTCGCCGGGAACATCGCCTTCGGCATGGAAATCCGCGGCGTGGCGAAGGAGGAGCGCGACAAGGCGATCAAGCAGGTCGCCGACATGCTGCAGATCGGCCACCTGCTGGAGCGCAAGCCCGGCCAGCTCTCCGGCGGCCAGCGCCAGCGCGTCGCCATGGGCCGGGCGCTGGTGCGCGACCCGAAGCTTTTCCTGTTCGACGAGCCGCTGTCGAACCTCGACGCCAAGCTGCGCGTCGACATGCGCACGGAAATCAAGCGCCTGCACCAGCGCATGAAGACCACCATCGTCTATGTGACGCACGACCAGATCGAGGCGATGACGCTCGCCACCAAGATCGCCGTGCTGAAGGACGGCGTGCTGCAACAGTTCGGCTCGCCGGCCGAAATCTACAACAACCCGGCCAACACCTTCGTCGCCGATTTCATGGGCTCGCCCGCCATGAACCTGCTCAAGGGCAAGGTCGAGACCAACGGCTCCGGCCTTGCCGTCTCGCTCGCCCGTCATCAGGCCGAACCGCTGGTGCTGTCCGTGCCGAATGCGCCGGGCAGCCTGTCGGCCTATAGCGGCAAGGACGTCATCTTCGGCATCCGCCCGGAGGCGCTGACCGACCCCGATGGCGCGGACCGCAACGCCCGCACCGTGGCCGAGGGCGATTGCCTGATCGAGGTGGTGGAGCCGGCCGGCGCCGACACCTTCGCCGTCACGCATCTGGGCGGCAAGGAGATCGTGGCGCGCCTGCGCGCCGACGTGCGCATCACCGCCGGCCAGACCGCGCGTCTTGCCTTCAATCTCGACAAGGCCGTGTTCTTCGACCCGGCAAGCCAGCTTCGCATCGCCTGAGAAAGCCATGACCACGCAGCCGGACATCGTCATCATCGGATCGGGCATCGGCGGCTCTACCATGGCCGCCGCGCTTGCCCCGACGGGCGCGAGGATCGTCATCCTCGAAGCGGGCGATCACCTGCCCGACCGCCCGGAAAACCGCGACCAGCGCGCCATTTTCCAGCGCGGCCATTTCCGCCCGAAGGAGATGTGGTACGAGGCCGACGGAACCGCCTTCAACCCCGGCAACTACTACAATGTCGGCGGCAACTCGAAATTCTACGGCGCGGTGCTGGTGCGCTACCGCCACGAGGATTTCGAGGAGATGCGCCACCGCGACGGCGTCTCCCCCGCCTGGCCCTTCCCCTATGAGGAACTGGAGCCGTGGTATTCCGCCGCCGAAAAGCTCTACAACGTGCGCGGTACGCTCGGCGAGGACCCGACCGAGCCGCACCATTCCGCCCCCTACCCGTTTTCGCCCGTGCCGGACGAGCCGGCCATCGCGAAGGTCCGCGCGAAGATGAAGGCGAACGGGCTGCACCCCTATTCCCTGCCGCTCGGCGTCGATATCGACCGCTGGCTCGCCAAGGCGAAGACACCCTGGGATGCGCATCCGAACTGCAACGACGGCAAGATGGATGCAGAAAGCACGGCGCTTGCCGAAGCGCTGAAACATCCGAATATCGAGCTGCGCACCAATTGCCGGGTGACGCGGCTTGCCACCGCGCCGCACGGCCGCACCATCTCGACCGTGCACTACAGGCGCGGCGACGCGGCGGAGAGCCTTTCGCCGAAGCTGGTGATCCTCTCGGCCGGCGCAGTGCAATCGGCCGTTCTCCTGCTGCGCTCGGCTTCCGAGGCCTTCCCGAAGGGGCTTGCCAACAGCTCCGATCAGGTCGGCCGCAACTTCATGAACCATAATTCGAGCGCCGTGATCGGCCTCTCGCCCTTTTACCGCAACACCTCCGTCTACCAGAAGAGTTTTGGGTTCAACGACTACTACCTCTCGGACGGAAACGGCGGCGCGCCGCTCGGCAATGTCCAGCTTCTTGGCCGCGTTTCGGGAAAGATCCTGAAGGCCAACATGCCCTCTGTGCCGGAATGGCTGCTGGAGCAGGTCGCCGGGCACAGCATCGATTTCTACGCGATGAGCGAGGACCTGCCGCATCCCGAAAGCCGCATCATGGTGGATCGCGACCGGATCGTCATGAAATGGACCCGCACCAACTGGCAGGCCCATCTCGACCTCGTGACGAAACTGAAGAGCGCGCTCAAAAAGGCCGGCTTCCCCATCGTGCTCGCCCGCGCCTTCGACAAGCGCACGCCCTCGCATCAATGCGGCACCGTGCGCATCGGCAACGATCCGGCGAGCGCACCGCTCGACATCTGGTGCCGCGCCCATGACCACCCGAATCTCTTCGTGGTCGACGCCTCGTATCTGCCGACCTCCGCCGCCGTGAACCCGGCCCTGACGGTCGCCGCGCAGGCGCTGCGCGTCGCCGGCCACATCCAATCGAGGGACCTTGCCGCATGACGACCGCACCCCGCCCCGTCGCCATCGTCACCGGCGGCCGCCGCGGCATCGGCCTCGGCATCGCCAAGGCCCTTGCCGCCGAAGGTTTTGACATCGCCGTCACCGGCATCGGCGAGGCGGATGCCACGACCGATGCCATGCTGGCCGACCTTGAAGCGCTCGGCACCCGGGCGATCTATCTGAAGGGCGACCTCGCGGACGTTTCCGGCCACGCGGCAACCGTCGCGGCCATCGAGGATAGGCTTGGAGCCATCGGCTGCCTCGTCAACAATGCCGGCATCGCCTCCGTCGTGCGCGGCGATTTCCTCGATCTCGCGCCGGAGAATTTCGACACCATCGTCGCGACCAATCTGCGCGGCACCGTCTTCTTCACCCAGGCCGTGCTGAAGGCGATGCTGCATTCGAAGCAGGCGGCCGGCCCGCGCTCCATCATCAACATCACCTCGATTTCGGCCGGCCTCACCTCCCCCGAGCGGCTCGACTATTGCATGACCAAGGCGGGACTGGCCGCCTTCAGCCAGGGGCTGGCGCTGCGGCTCGCGGATACGGGCATCTCCGTTTTCGAGATTCGCCCCGGCATCATCCGCTCCGAAATGACGGCCGGCGTCTCGGCGAAATACGACGCGCTCATCGAAAGCGGCCTCGTGCCGATGAAGCGCTGGGGCGAGCCGGGCGATATTGGCAACGCCGCGGCGGCGCTCGCGGCCGGCAAATTCGCCTTCGCCACCGGCTCGGTGATCAATCTCGACGGCGGCCTCGCCATCGGGCGGCTCTAGGCCGCGCATTCTGAGGACAGAGCATGACCTACGACTATATCATCACCGGCGCGGGACCGGCCGGCTGCGTGCTGGCGAACCGGCTCTCGGAAGACCCTGATGTCCGCGTGCTGCTGCTGGAGGCCGGCGGCGGGGACTGGAATCCGCTGTTCCATATGCCGGCGGGCTTTGCCAAGATGACGAAGGGCGTGGCGAGCTGGGGCTGGGAAACCGTGCCGCAGAAGCACATGAAGGGTCGCGTGCTGCGCTATACGCAGGCGAAGGTCATCGGCGGCGGCTCCTCCATCAACGCCCAGCTCTATACGCGCGGCAACGCGGCGGACTATGACCTCTGGGCCAGCGAAGACGGCTGCGAAGGCTGGAGCTACCGGGAGATCCTGCCCTATTTCAAGCGCGCCGAGGACAACCAGCGCTTTGCCGACGACTACCATGCCTATGGCGGGCCGCTCGGCGTTTCCATGCCGGTCTCGGCCCTGCCGATCTGCGACGCCTATATCCGCGCCGGCCAGGAACTCGGCATCCCCTACAACCACGATTTCAACGGCCGCCAGCAGGCGGGCGTCGGCTTCTACCAGCTTACCCAGCGCAACCGCCGCCGCTCCTCCGCCTCGCTTTCCTATCTTTCGCCGATCAGGGAGCGCAAGAACCTCACCATCCGCACCGGCGCCCGCGTGGCCCGTATCGTGCTGGAAGGCACCCGCGCGGTCGGCGTCGAGGTGGTGACGGGAAACAGCATCGAAACGATCCGGGCCGAGCGCGAAGTGCTCGTCACGTCCGGCGCCATCGGCTCGCCGAAACTGCTGCAGCAATCCGGTATCGGCCCGGCCGATCACCTGCGGTCGGTCGGCGTCGAGGTGAAGCACGACCTGCCGGGCGTCGGCTCGAACATGCAGGACCATCTCGACCTCTTCGTCATCTGCGAATGCACCGGCGACCACACCTATGACGGCGTCGCGAAACTGCACCGCACGCTCTGGGCCGGCCTGCAATATGTGCTGTTCCGCTCCGGCCCCGTCGCCTCCTCGCTCTTCGAGACGGGCGGCTTCTGGTATGCCGATCCCGATGCCCGCTCGCCGGATATCCAGTTCCATCTCGGCCTCGGCTCCGGCATCGAGGCGGGTGTGGAAAGGCTGAAAAACGCTGGCGTGACATTAAACTCCGCCTATCTCCACCCCCGTTCGAAGGGCACGGTGCGCCTTGCCTCGTCCGATCCCTCGGCCGCGCCGCTGATCGATCCGAACTATTGGGAAGACCCGCACGACCGGAAGATGTCGATCGAGGGCCTGAAGATCGCCCGCGAGATCATGCAGCAGGCCGCGCTAAAACCCTATGTCATGGCCGAGCGCCTGCCCGGACCGAAATTCGTCACCGACGAGGACCTGTTCGACTACGGCTGCGCCAATGCCAAGACGGACCACCACCCGGTCGGCACCTGCAAGATGGGCACGGGGGCGGATGCGGTCGTCGGGCTGGACCTGAAGGTGCATGGGCTTGAAGGTTTGCGCGTCTGCGACAGTTCCGTCATGCCGCGCGTTCCTTCCTGCAACACCAATGCGCCGACCATCATGGTGGGCGAGAAGGGCGCCGACATCATCCGCGGCCTGCCGGCGCTGCCGGCCCAGGTCTTCTCATATGAGCGCAACGACACGCGTCCGCGTGCCCGCGCCGATATCCGATAGGGGGTTGCCATGATCCGCCACTGCGTCTTCATCCGCTTCAAGCCGACCATTTCCGTCGCCTACAAGACCGAGCTTTTCAACGAGATCGACGCCCTGAAGGACCGCTTGCCGGGCATGGTCGCCGTGCATATCGGCACCAATGTCAGCCCGGAAACGGGCATGGACAAGGGTTTCAGCGACGGCTTCATCGTCGATTTCGCCGACAGTTTTTCGCGTGACGCCTATCTGGAGGACCCGGAGCACAGGCAGACCGGCGCGCGGCTTGTCGCCGCCGCGGAAGGCGGCATTGCCGGCATTCTCGTCTACGATCTCGAAACCGACGATTAGACCCGGCCAACCCGGCGCGACAGCACACGCTCGAGCGCGGAAAAGGCATCGTAGATCAGCACCGCCAACACGGCGACCACAAGGCCGCCCTGCAGCACGAAGGCGAGGTTGTTGGATTGCAGGCCGGCGATGATGACCTCGCCGAGCGTGCGCGCCGCCACCGTCGAGCCGATGGTGGCCGTGGCGAGGCTGATCGTCACCGAAAGACGGATGCCAGCGAGAATGACCGGCAGGGCGAGCGGCAGTTCCACCTTGGTGAGCCGCTGCCAGGCCGTCATGCCCGTGCCGCGCGCCGCCTCGACAATGGCCGACGGCAGGGTGGAAAGGCCGGTCATGGAATTTTCGAAGATCGGCAGGAGGCCGTAGAGGAAAAGCGCAATCAGCGTCGGCTTCTCGCCGAAGCCAACGACGGGGACCGCAAGCGCCAGCACCGCGACGGGCGGAAAGGTCTGGCCGATATTCACGAGGCTGCGCGAGAGCGGCAGGAACTCCG
Protein-coding sequences here:
- a CDS encoding carbohydrate ABC transporter permease is translated as MSAQSPDNIITHSRLTRALIYTALILFAIYYLLPLYVMLVNSLKPLEEIRQGGMLNLPQQWTIEPWLSAWSTAQIGVQPTGLRPFFINSILMVVPAVAISTIIGALNGYVLTKWQFKGSNVFFGLLLLSCFIPFQIVLIPMARILGMLGLAGSLWGLIFVHIIYGLGFTTLYFRNYYENFPTELVRAAQIDGASFFQIFYRILLPSSGPIIVVSVIWQFTNIWNDFLFGASFSGADTTPMTVALNNLVQSSTGVKEYNVHFAGAILAALPTLIVYIVSGRYFVRGLMSGAVKG
- a CDS encoding ABC transporter ATP-binding protein, which codes for MSFLKISNLRKSYGALEILKDINLEIEQGGFLVLVGPSGCGKSTLLNTIAGLEPITSGDIAIDGRSVSGLHPSKRDIAMVFQSYALYPNMTVAGNIAFGMEIRGVAKEERDKAIKQVADMLQIGHLLERKPGQLSGGQRQRVAMGRALVRDPKLFLFDEPLSNLDAKLRVDMRTEIKRLHQRMKTTIVYVTHDQIEAMTLATKIAVLKDGVLQQFGSPAEIYNNPANTFVADFMGSPAMNLLKGKVETNGSGLAVSLARHQAEPLVLSVPNAPGSLSAYSGKDVIFGIRPEALTDPDGADRNARTVAEGDCLIEVVEPAGADTFAVTHLGGKEIVARLRADVRITAGQTARLAFNLDKAVFFDPASQLRIA
- a CDS encoding GMC oxidoreductase, which encodes MTTQPDIVIIGSGIGGSTMAAALAPTGARIVILEAGDHLPDRPENRDQRAIFQRGHFRPKEMWYEADGTAFNPGNYYNVGGNSKFYGAVLVRYRHEDFEEMRHRDGVSPAWPFPYEELEPWYSAAEKLYNVRGTLGEDPTEPHHSAPYPFSPVPDEPAIAKVRAKMKANGLHPYSLPLGVDIDRWLAKAKTPWDAHPNCNDGKMDAESTALAEALKHPNIELRTNCRVTRLATAPHGRTISTVHYRRGDAAESLSPKLVILSAGAVQSAVLLLRSASEAFPKGLANSSDQVGRNFMNHNSSAVIGLSPFYRNTSVYQKSFGFNDYYLSDGNGGAPLGNVQLLGRVSGKILKANMPSVPEWLLEQVAGHSIDFYAMSEDLPHPESRIMVDRDRIVMKWTRTNWQAHLDLVTKLKSALKKAGFPIVLARAFDKRTPSHQCGTVRIGNDPASAPLDIWCRAHDHPNLFVVDASYLPTSAAVNPALTVAAQALRVAGHIQSRDLAA
- a CDS encoding 3-ketoacyl-ACP reductase — protein: MTTAPRPVAIVTGGRRGIGLGIAKALAAEGFDIAVTGIGEADATTDAMLADLEALGTRAIYLKGDLADVSGHAATVAAIEDRLGAIGCLVNNAGIASVVRGDFLDLAPENFDTIVATNLRGTVFFTQAVLKAMLHSKQAAGPRSIINITSISAGLTSPERLDYCMTKAGLAAFSQGLALRLADTGISVFEIRPGIIRSEMTAGVSAKYDALIESGLVPMKRWGEPGDIGNAAAALAAGKFAFATGSVINLDGGLAIGRL
- a CDS encoding GMC family oxidoreductase; its protein translation is MTYDYIITGAGPAGCVLANRLSEDPDVRVLLLEAGGGDWNPLFHMPAGFAKMTKGVASWGWETVPQKHMKGRVLRYTQAKVIGGGSSINAQLYTRGNAADYDLWASEDGCEGWSYREILPYFKRAEDNQRFADDYHAYGGPLGVSMPVSALPICDAYIRAGQELGIPYNHDFNGRQQAGVGFYQLTQRNRRRSSASLSYLSPIRERKNLTIRTGARVARIVLEGTRAVGVEVVTGNSIETIRAEREVLVTSGAIGSPKLLQQSGIGPADHLRSVGVEVKHDLPGVGSNMQDHLDLFVICECTGDHTYDGVAKLHRTLWAGLQYVLFRSGPVASSLFETGGFWYADPDARSPDIQFHLGLGSGIEAGVERLKNAGVTLNSAYLHPRSKGTVRLASSDPSAAPLIDPNYWEDPHDRKMSIEGLKIAREIMQQAALKPYVMAERLPGPKFVTDEDLFDYGCANAKTDHHPVGTCKMGTGADAVVGLDLKVHGLEGLRVCDSSVMPRVPSCNTNAPTIMVGEKGADIIRGLPALPAQVFSYERNDTRPRARADIR
- a CDS encoding Dabb family protein, with amino-acid sequence MIRHCVFIRFKPTISVAYKTELFNEIDALKDRLPGMVAVHIGTNVSPETGMDKGFSDGFIVDFADSFSRDAYLEDPEHRQTGARLVAAAEGGIAGILVYDLETDD
- a CDS encoding ABC transporter permease; this encodes MRRQLPHLLRLTAFAVLVAFLVQPMLFEPLLKPLVQANAPAIYNQGSLLSLTLSHLATVFIATFAATVVAVGLAILVTRPVGAEFLPLSRSLVNIGQTFPPVAVLALAVPVVGFGEKPTLIALFLYGLLPIFENSMTGLSTLPSAIVEAARGTGMTAWQRLTKVELPLALPVILAGIRLSVTISLATATIGSTVAARTLGEVIIAGLQSNNLAFVLQGGLVVAVLAVLIYDAFSALERVLSRRVGRV